The Bacteroidota bacterium sequence AAACTAAAAATAAAACCCTCCAAAATATCAGCAAGTTCCTGATAGTAGCTTACCTATGCCCATACAATTATAGGTAATTGAATGAAAATAGTACTAAAACTAAATATGGATGATGAAAATGTTTCATGCGTTTGCCCTAAGAAAAAATGGAGAAAAATACCCACTACGCCTTGAAGCCAGAGAAATTCCTTATAAGGGTAAAAATGTTCGGGTAGTTGAATTCAGAGATATAACTGAACAGAAAATTACAGAAGAAGAATTAACTAAGTTATCTATAGCTGTCCAACAAAGTCCTGTTGTTATTATCATAACCGATCTGGCTGGAAATATTGAATATGTAAATCCTATATTTGTTGATATTACGGGATATACCTTAGAAGAAGTAATAGGAAAAAAGACTAATATACTTAAACAAGCGAATTTATCGGATGAGAATTATTCTGAATTATGGAATACAATTTCTTCAGGGAAAGTATGGCATGGCGAATTTCATAATAAGAAGAAAAACGGGGAATTTTTCTGGGAAAGAGCTTCTGTTTCTCCTATAAGAAATAGTCAAGGACAGATAATCAATTACATTAAAGTGGCAGAAGATATAAGCGAGATAAAAATCAAAGAACAAGAACTTAGATCGGCTCTGGAAAAAGCGAAAGAAAGCGACCGCCTTAAAAGTGCTTTCCTATCGAATATGAGCCACGAAATCCGTACTCCCATGAATGGTATTTTAGGATTTACCCAATTATTAAAAGAACCACAACTTACAGGGAATGAAAAGGATACATTCATAAATATTATCGAAAAAAGTGGAAATAGAATGCTAAATACAATTAACGATATTATTGATATATCAAAAATTGAATCTGGTCAAGTTGAAGTATATAAAACTGAAATATCTGTAAACAAAATACTTGAAGAGCAATACGACTTTTTTATTCAAGAGGCTAAATCAAAAGGACTTGAGCTGATTTATCAATCTACGCTTTCTGATAGCGAATCAAAATTAATTACCGACAAACACAAAGTTGAAGGAATATTATCAAACCTTATTAAAAACGCCATTAAATTCACAAAGCGTGGAAGTATTACTTTTGGATGCTTTTTAAAAACTATTGATGATTCTACAAGCATGGAAATCTTTGTAAGCGACACAGGAGTAGGAATCTCTCAATCCAGAATAAAAGCAATTTTTAACCGATTCGAACAAGCTGATATTGAAGATATAAATGTGTATGAAGGATCCGGCTTAGGATTGGCAATATCCAAATCTTATATAGAACTTTTAGGAGGAAAAATTGAAGTATTTTCAAAAAAAGGTTCAGGCTCAACATTCAGATTTACTATTCCATACACAAAAAATATTGCGATGGAAGTAAAATAAAACTAATTCCAA is a genomic window containing:
- a CDS encoding PAS domain S-box protein — its product is MMKMFHAFALRKNGEKYPLRLEAREIPYKGKNVRVVEFRDITEQKITEEELTKLSIAVQQSPVVIIITDLAGNIEYVNPIFVDITGYTLEEVIGKKTNILKQANLSDENYSELWNTISSGKVWHGEFHNKKKNGEFFWERASVSPIRNSQGQIINYIKVAEDISEIKIKEQELRSALEKAKESDRLKSAFLSNMSHEIRTPMNGILGFTQLLKEPQLTGNEKDTFINIIEKSGNRMLNTINDIIDISKIESGQVEVYKTEISVNKILEEQYDFFIQEAKSKGLELIYQSTLSDSESKLITDKHKVEGILSNLIKNAIKFTKRGSITFGCFLKTIDDSTSMEIFVSDTGVGISQSRIKAIFNRFEQADIEDINVYEGSGLGLAISKSYIELLGGKIEVFSKKGSGSTFRFTIPYTKNIAMEVK